The candidate division WOR-3 bacterium genomic interval GCCTGAAGGTTGCCGCCGCTGATGCGGGTTTTTCGTGAGAACTCCACGGACTCTGACTCAGCAAGAGTGGTGACGATCGCTTTTGGCTCGCAGACCACATCCATTCGCGACCTGAATGGCCTGATACCAAGCACGAAGTCGTCCAGGATCGTATCGTCCGGGATAGGAGTCGCATACTCCTTGCGTATCATGTTGGCGTAGGCATTGCAGCCGACCATAGCACCTAGTCTACCCTCGAACTCCTTGACTTTGGACTCCCACTTGTCGTAGAAACCCTCTGCGGGGCTGCCTTCGCGGTTGACGCGCACATAGCGGGGATTCACGACCGCAACCCTTGGATCACGCATATGCGCAAGCATCAGCCGAAGCGAATCACGCGTGAGCATCGAGTCGGCGTCCGTGCACAGTACGACATCGCCGCTTGCTTCCTGCAGCAGTCGATTCTGCACAACAGTCTTTCCGGCCTGCGGTTCGAACCGCAGCAAACGGATCCTGGCATCCCCAAAGGATCGAATGATCTCCTCGGTTCGGTCAGTTGAGCTGTCAGAGCCAATGAGTATCTCTGTCCTGTCGACGGAGTAGTCCAGGTCAAGGCAGTTGCGGACCTTGTCCGCAATGATGGACTCCTCGTTGTAGACGGCCATGACGAGCGACACCCGTAGCGCATCAGGGTCGACGACGTCTATGTACCTTCTCGGTTGCACTCGACTCCAGATCCAAAGGACGGCTGGAAACAAGACCCAGTGGTAGCCTAGTATCCCAAGCGGAATCCAGAACAGCAGCACGGCAAGCGTGTCGAAAGACATCAAACTCCTTTGCGGCCGGCAGGCCCTTCCGTCAATTGATGCCCAGGACCCTTCTGTAGACAGCGACGTGTTTCGCGGCTGACTCCTCCCAGGAGAACTGCTTCACTCGCGCCATGCCACGGCGCACCAGATCTAACCTGAGTTGCGCGCAACCAAGGACAGCTCGTAGTGCATCGGCGAGCCGTCCCGCATCTCCCGCTGGAAACAGAATCGCGGCATCGCCGGCCACCTCCGGAATGGAAGATGTGTTTGCCGCTATCACCGGCACGCCTGATGCCATCCCTTCAAGCACGGGCAGGCCAAAACCCTCGTACCTCGAAGAGAAGACGACGACTGATGCCGACGAGTAGAGACCCGGAAGCAAGTCCTGTGGCACGAAACCAAGAAACATGGCTCTGTCACTCAAACCAAGTTGGCATGCGCGGTCGCGAATCTCGCGCGCGCCCAAGCCATCCCGACCAGCGATGACTACAGCATCCGCGAGTCCAGAACAGATGACACCTGCGCTCGCCTCCAGAAGCGTGTCTATTCCCTTCTTAACCTCCACTATTCCCACATGGAGTATGTAACGCTCCGGCAGGTCGAACTGGCCGCGCACTCGACGCAGATAGCCATGGTCGTGCCCGATGCGGAACTCGTCGCCAACGCCATGATGGATGACCACGACGTCATCACGCGCAATACCCA includes:
- a CDS encoding glycosyltransferase, whose product is MSFDTLAVLLFWIPLGILGYHWVLFPAVLWIWSRVQPRRYIDVVDPDALRVSLVMAVYNEESIIADKVRNCLDLDYSVDRTEILIGSDSSTDRTEEIIRSFGDARIRLLRFEPQAGKTVVQNRLLQEASGDVVLCTDADSMLTRDSLRLMLAHMRDPRVAVVNPRYVRVNREGSPAEGFYDKWESKVKEFEGRLGAMVGCNAYANMIRKEYATPIPDDTILDDFVLGIRPFRSRMDVVCEPKAIVTTLAESESVEFSRKTRISGGNLQALIRCFCLLSPRYGRKAWVYFSHKVLRMVVPLLLLMMLAGSAIEARHPFFAVLLLLQVAGYITIPLVFASSGRFRRLLIPQYYLLMNVGLVIGYWRYLFRREQYWRKTPRTPFASPHAADEESKRRETVVAETRPR
- a CDS encoding glycosyltransferase family 4 protein, translating into MTRPKVALDARRAVRPMTGIGHYVLELAKRIPALAPDLEIQLLADRPFSGGALPGGCTQVVLGRSVGDFTPQARLYSPLWLNTLVPSYLKRNGVSLYHGTNSVVPLLPPCRVVCSVHDLSFVGLPGAYGPVYRSYMRAQVRIALGRSDVVISGSDSARNDLAGALGIARDDVVVIHHGVGDEFRIGHDHGYLRRVRGQFDLPERYILHVGIVEVKKGIDTLLEASAGVICSGLADAVVIAGRDGLGAREIRDRACQLGLSDRAMFLGFVPQDLLPGLYSSASVVVFSSRYEGFGLPVLEGMASGVPVIAANTSSIPEVAGDAAILFPAGDAGRLADALRAVLGCAQLRLDLVRRGMARVKQFSWEESAAKHVAVYRRVLGIN